A genomic segment from Luteibacter aegosomatis encodes:
- a CDS encoding DUF1481 domain-containing protein, with the protein MRRLFLSLASVATLALAGCGGSSDNGQQAANGGTPEASAPANNVTGTVTLRDAGKQLSPDAKLELKLVDVSAEGSQPLAVKTIAPVTLPQPFQLDFNASDLNPNDMYIVDVSLQDGERHYSSPLKTPVLTKGAKNVANIQLVGEATPGEKELAGFNSLKKNIGGLKVTQGTALKEGESRGWQIFKKGNDVQFVIELVDYGDKGFTSTNYAYKNGKPWVIVQEKKPSKDGKPTSTERAGWNDAGELVLKEKEAGGKVDVLGDDEANSLKSQAEAMLSKAGGKK; encoded by the coding sequence ATGCGCAGGCTTTTCTTGTCGCTCGCATCCGTGGCCACGCTGGCCCTTGCCGGTTGCGGCGGTTCTTCCGATAACGGCCAGCAGGCCGCCAACGGTGGTACGCCCGAGGCTTCCGCCCCGGCCAACAACGTCACGGGTACCGTGACCCTGCGCGATGCGGGCAAGCAGCTTTCTCCCGATGCCAAGCTCGAACTCAAGCTGGTCGATGTCTCCGCGGAGGGCTCGCAGCCCCTCGCCGTCAAGACCATCGCACCGGTGACGCTGCCGCAGCCCTTCCAGCTCGATTTCAATGCGTCGGACCTCAACCCGAACGACATGTACATCGTCGACGTGTCGCTCCAGGACGGCGAGCGTCACTATTCGTCGCCGCTGAAGACGCCGGTACTCACCAAGGGCGCGAAGAACGTCGCCAACATCCAGCTGGTGGGTGAAGCCACTCCGGGCGAGAAGGAGCTCGCGGGCTTCAACAGCTTGAAGAAGAACATCGGTGGTCTGAAGGTCACCCAGGGTACCGCGCTGAAGGAAGGCGAATCGCGCGGCTGGCAGATCTTCAAGAAGGGCAATGACGTCCAGTTCGTCATTGAACTGGTCGACTACGGCGACAAGGGGTTCACCTCGACCAACTACGCTTACAAGAACGGCAAGCCGTGGGTCATCGTGCAGGAGAAGAAGCCGAGCAAGGATGGCAAGCCGACGTCCACCGAGCGCGCGGGCTGGAACGATGCGGGTGAGTTGGTGCTGAAGGAGAAGGAAGCCGGCGGCAAGGTCGACGTGCTCGGCGACGACGAGGCTAACAGCCTGAAGAGCCAGGCCGAAGCGATGCTTTCGAAGGCCGGCGGTAAGAAGTAA
- a CDS encoding TonB-dependent receptor: protein MSSRSILQASALRRSALAVALAVGLGGTGAVLAQSTSGTIFGQATPGQTVTVTSTSGVTRTVTVDQSGRYTVSNLPVGTYNVSLMADGATVSTRENVGIRVGSGTEVSFANAAATAGNAQDLSGVTVSANALPSIDVTGVDSRTVITSQQLQRLPLARSADAIAQLAPGVVAGSSDFTSQATGKPLSSFGGAGVSENAYYINGMNVTDPLNGLGGIELPYGSIEQQEVLTGGYGAAYGRSDGGVINQIGKRGTNEWHFGAQVLYTPEWARATPRSTYYGEAFPGGSLNGTLYQNRSANKGWEAVESAYVGGPLIKDKLFMFASVEGDRTEDKYTSVSSSAAQQTKRTFKDPKWYAKLDWNITDNHILELTGASTKHEYSGQNYAYDYDNFQRGDYLGADVATKTSARMWIAKYTGYITDDFTISAQYGKQKTDIWQDPINDYADLIPILSSTKQNPALNGGTPITNANKVLHITDPSHQTRGANYRIDLTYKLGDHTITAGIDNQRTQDINDSSLMAPNAGYAWQYGIQTNPASEIADGEVDAPINYPGGENGYFVDKYVQSTSASTRVEQRAQYIEDSWQVNDRWLVKLGLRNDQFTNYNPDGQAYIRQTRPQWAPRLGFSWDVFGDSSLKVYGNAGRYYLALPTSVALRGAAGSLYTQTFYTYTGIDANGYPTGLTPINTSNGPGTPYSANREFGQAPDPNTVTAKNLKAQSQNEYILGFDKALNDKYNVGMKATFRRLNRAIDDVCDTDVFEEQATLQGADLSGLRGCYFFNPGSAATFQLPNAAGGYQQVEITNADFGFPHVKRKYYALDTYIEHPFDGTWWGKITYTFSKSYGNSEGQVKSDIGQQDIAATQDWDFPSIMEYGSGRLPNDHRHQVKAYGSWQINPEWNLSGILTVASGAPTSCEGLYGPNQTVPAYNGNYYHWCNGVPAPYGTAGDTPWTRIVSLNAEYRPSFADHKLAFNVNVYNIFNEQRPTRLDPDYSNGNYRTPSSWETPRYVRFGITYDF from the coding sequence ATGAGTTCTCGCAGCATTCTGCAGGCATCGGCCCTGCGTCGTTCCGCGTTGGCGGTTGCCCTGGCGGTTGGCCTCGGCGGCACCGGCGCCGTTCTCGCTCAGTCCACCTCCGGCACGATCTTCGGCCAGGCCACGCCGGGTCAGACCGTCACCGTGACCAGCACCTCGGGCGTGACCCGTACGGTCACCGTCGACCAGTCCGGTCGTTATACGGTCAGCAACCTGCCGGTGGGTACCTACAACGTATCGCTGATGGCCGACGGTGCAACCGTCTCCACTCGTGAAAACGTCGGCATCCGCGTGGGTTCCGGTACGGAGGTTTCGTTCGCGAATGCCGCCGCCACGGCCGGCAATGCGCAGGACCTCAGCGGCGTGACGGTTTCCGCCAACGCCCTGCCGTCCATCGACGTCACGGGCGTGGATTCGCGTACCGTCATCACGTCCCAGCAGCTGCAGAGGCTTCCCCTCGCTCGTAGCGCAGATGCGATCGCACAGCTGGCTCCGGGCGTCGTGGCCGGTAGCTCGGACTTCACCAGCCAGGCGACGGGCAAGCCCCTTTCGTCCTTCGGTGGTGCCGGCGTGTCGGAAAATGCCTACTACATCAACGGCATGAACGTCACCGACCCGCTGAATGGCCTTGGCGGCATCGAGCTGCCCTACGGCTCGATCGAACAGCAGGAAGTGCTGACCGGCGGCTACGGCGCCGCTTACGGTCGCTCCGACGGTGGCGTCATCAACCAGATCGGCAAGCGCGGTACCAACGAATGGCACTTTGGTGCGCAGGTGCTCTACACGCCGGAATGGGCTCGCGCCACGCCGCGTAGCACTTACTACGGCGAAGCTTTCCCCGGCGGCAGCCTCAATGGCACGCTTTACCAGAACCGCAGCGCCAACAAGGGCTGGGAAGCCGTCGAGAGCGCATACGTCGGTGGTCCGCTCATCAAGGACAAGCTGTTCATGTTCGCGTCGGTCGAAGGTGACCGTACGGAAGACAAGTACACCAGCGTGAGCTCCAGCGCCGCCCAGCAGACCAAGCGGACCTTCAAGGATCCGAAGTGGTATGCCAAGCTCGACTGGAACATCACCGACAACCACATCCTCGAACTGACCGGTGCTTCCACCAAGCACGAGTACAGCGGCCAGAACTACGCGTACGACTACGATAACTTCCAGCGCGGGGATTACCTCGGTGCGGACGTGGCGACGAAGACGTCCGCGCGCATGTGGATCGCCAAGTACACCGGTTACATCACCGACGACTTCACCATTTCGGCACAGTACGGCAAGCAGAAGACCGATATCTGGCAGGATCCGATCAACGACTATGCGGACCTGATCCCGATCCTGAGCTCGACCAAGCAGAACCCTGCCCTCAATGGCGGCACGCCGATCACCAATGCCAACAAGGTTCTTCACATTACGGATCCGTCGCACCAGACGCGTGGTGCCAACTACCGTATCGACTTGACCTACAAGCTCGGTGATCACACCATCACGGCGGGTATCGACAACCAGCGCACGCAGGACATCAACGACAGCTCGCTGATGGCGCCGAATGCCGGTTACGCCTGGCAGTACGGCATTCAGACGAACCCGGCGAGCGAGATCGCCGATGGTGAAGTCGACGCACCGATCAACTATCCGGGCGGCGAAAACGGCTACTTCGTCGACAAGTACGTCCAGTCGACGAGCGCTTCGACGCGCGTGGAACAGCGTGCCCAGTACATCGAAGATTCGTGGCAGGTGAACGATCGGTGGCTGGTGAAGCTCGGCCTGCGCAACGATCAGTTCACCAACTACAACCCGGATGGCCAGGCCTATATCCGCCAGACGCGTCCCCAGTGGGCGCCCCGCCTCGGCTTCAGCTGGGACGTGTTCGGTGACTCGTCGCTCAAGGTCTACGGCAATGCCGGCCGTTACTACCTCGCACTTCCGACCAGCGTCGCGCTGCGCGGTGCCGCGGGCTCGCTTTACACCCAGACGTTCTACACCTACACCGGTATCGATGCCAACGGCTATCCCACCGGTCTGACGCCGATCAACACCAGCAATGGTCCGGGCACGCCCTATTCGGCTAACCGCGAGTTCGGCCAGGCTCCGGATCCGAACACGGTCACGGCGAAGAACCTCAAGGCTCAGTCGCAGAACGAGTACATCCTGGGCTTCGACAAGGCGTTGAACGACAAGTACAACGTCGGTATGAAGGCGACGTTCCGCAGGCTGAACCGTGCTATCGACGACGTCTGCGACACGGATGTCTTCGAAGAGCAGGCTACCCTGCAGGGTGCCGACCTGTCGGGACTGCGCGGTTGCTACTTCTTCAACCCGGGCTCGGCCGCGACCTTCCAGTTGCCGAACGCCGCTGGCGGCTACCAGCAGGTCGAAATCACCAATGCCGACTTCGGCTTCCCGCACGTAAAGCGCAAGTACTACGCGCTCGATACGTACATCGAGCATCCGTTCGACGGTACTTGGTGGGGCAAGATCACCTACACCTTCTCGAAGAGCTACGGTAACTCGGAAGGTCAGGTGAAGTCCGACATTGGCCAGCAGGACATCGCGGCGACTCAGGACTGGGATTTCCCGAGCATCATGGAATACGGTTCCGGCCGCCTGCCGAACGACCATCGTCACCAGGTCAAGGCGTATGGTTCCTGGCAGATCAACCCCGAGTGGAACCTGTCGGGTATCCTGACTGTGGCTTCCGGTGCGCCGACGTCATGCGAAGGACTGTATGGTCCGAACCAGACCGTGCCGGCGTATAACGGCAATTACTACCACTGGTGCAATGGCGTGCCGGCACCGTACGGTACGGCAGGCGATACGCCGTGGACGCGCATCGTGTCGCTGAACGCTGAGTACCGTCCGTCCTTCGCCGACCACAAGCTCGCGTTCAACGTGAACGTGTACAACATCTTCAATGAGCAGCGGCCGACGCGTCTGGATCCGGACTACTCGAACGGCAATTACCGTACGCCTTCGTCGTGGGAAACCCCGCGCTACGTCCGCTTCGGCATCACCTACGACTTCTGA
- a CDS encoding TonB-dependent receptor yields MNSRTYPASMLGRRTVLALAIGLASVSGSALAQSNTSGSIFGTVEGQPGSTVTVSNPQIGFSRTITVESDGRYRVTQLPPGNYTVTLQRDGATVSTRDNVSVTISNGSDVSFGGASKASDASTLEGVSVTATALPSIDVSSVDTRTVLTAEQLNKLPIARDVLAAAQLAPGVIANSSYTVANSGGVPSFGGSAASENAYFINGYAVTNPLTAIGTTQLPFDAIDQQQVLTGGYGAEFGRSTGGVINVVTKRGTNDFHFGVYTIWEPKFARAEARNSYYPDTGFYPNSTDGTIYQYNRKNTYFRSTYGAYASGALIKDKLFFYVDAEMTKREGQAVASNITSTSVARTGWNEYQYKIPRWTAKVDWNITDNHHLELTGVSDKSEYTSKTYGFNYADDTHGSTQNSGVYTKDGGDLYIGKYTGYITDDFTVSALYGKQKQDHLQLPYNYNNACPFISASQQVRVPGFNYAGCQAYASSVRVPGAQDKTHGWRVDLEYRIGDHDVKFGADRQIAESYTGTSLPGGYGWYYGKVATGATAVDAPHGVGAPGPAGGFGTDGYYVYRGYTTTAARVRTEQESQYVEDRWQLTDRVLLSLGLRNEQFSNFNGDGEKYAAQRHQLAPRLGFAYDVFGDSTLKVYANAGRYHLAMPNNVAVRAASGSLGTNEYFTYTGVVDGIPQGLAPIAVNQALGYSCGGNVVSTNLECGTAPDPRTVAAKGLKSHFQDEYIAGIDHAFLPTWNWGAKITWRKLRSAIDDTCTPVLGGRCFLFNPGQANTFNIEEDDGTFSTVTYTRDQLNLGKLKRKYYALDLYLEHPFAEKWYGRIDYTFSRSYGNTEGQLASDLDTGAGGQADVSVTQDWDLPQLMQGANGRLPNDHTHQIKAFGYYQLNDDWRFGANAQVISGRPRNCTSFYPTQDKGLYKGSFYYFCGLPGTAGYERSNRGTHGSAPWLYLVNLNVAYTPTWLDKNLTFQFDVLNVLNKQTPTAYNSRYASERDVVSQTYNRELNYTDPRSMRFTVRYDF; encoded by the coding sequence ATGAATTCGCGTACTTACCCGGCCTCGATGCTGGGCCGTCGTACCGTGCTGGCCCTCGCCATCGGGTTGGCCTCCGTTTCGGGCTCGGCCCTGGCGCAGTCCAACACGTCCGGCTCGATTTTCGGCACCGTCGAAGGGCAGCCAGGCTCCACGGTCACCGTCAGCAACCCGCAGATCGGCTTCAGCCGCACCATCACGGTGGAAAGCGACGGCCGCTATCGCGTCACGCAGCTGCCGCCCGGCAACTACACCGTTACGCTGCAGCGCGACGGCGCCACGGTCAGCACGCGCGACAACGTGTCGGTGACCATCTCCAACGGTTCGGACGTGTCGTTCGGTGGCGCTTCGAAGGCCAGTGACGCGAGCACGCTCGAAGGCGTCTCCGTCACGGCGACGGCCCTGCCTTCGATCGACGTGTCGTCGGTCGATACGCGCACGGTGCTCACCGCGGAGCAGCTGAACAAGCTTCCGATCGCGCGTGACGTGCTCGCCGCCGCCCAGCTGGCGCCGGGCGTCATCGCCAACTCGAGCTATACCGTCGCCAACTCCGGTGGCGTGCCGAGCTTCGGCGGTTCGGCGGCTTCGGAGAACGCTTACTTCATCAACGGCTACGCCGTCACCAATCCGCTCACGGCCATCGGCACCACGCAGCTGCCGTTCGACGCGATCGACCAGCAGCAGGTGCTCACCGGCGGCTACGGCGCCGAGTTCGGCCGCTCCACCGGCGGCGTGATCAACGTGGTGACCAAGCGCGGCACCAACGACTTCCACTTCGGCGTCTACACGATCTGGGAGCCGAAGTTCGCGCGCGCCGAAGCCCGCAACAGCTACTATCCGGACACGGGTTTCTACCCGAACTCCACCGACGGCACGATCTACCAGTACAACCGCAAGAACACCTATTTCCGCAGCACCTATGGCGCCTATGCCAGCGGCGCGCTGATCAAGGACAAGCTGTTCTTCTACGTCGACGCGGAAATGACCAAGCGCGAAGGCCAGGCGGTCGCCTCGAACATCACTTCCACCTCGGTCGCCCGCACGGGCTGGAACGAATACCAGTACAAGATCCCTCGCTGGACGGCGAAGGTCGACTGGAACATCACGGACAACCACCACCTCGAGTTGACGGGCGTGTCGGACAAGTCCGAGTACACCTCCAAGACCTACGGCTTCAACTACGCCGACGACACCCACGGCAGCACCCAGAACAGCGGCGTGTACACCAAGGATGGCGGCGACCTCTACATCGGCAAGTACACCGGCTACATCACCGACGACTTCACCGTGTCGGCGCTGTACGGCAAGCAGAAGCAGGACCACCTGCAGCTGCCCTACAACTACAACAACGCGTGCCCATTCATCTCCGCTTCCCAGCAGGTGCGCGTGCCGGGCTTCAACTACGCGGGCTGCCAGGCGTACGCCAGCAGCGTGCGCGTGCCGGGCGCCCAGGACAAGACCCACGGCTGGCGCGTCGACCTCGAGTACCGCATCGGCGACCACGACGTGAAGTTCGGTGCGGACCGGCAGATCGCCGAGTCGTACACCGGCACGTCGCTGCCGGGCGGCTACGGTTGGTACTACGGTAAGGTGGCCACGGGTGCCACGGCGGTGGACGCCCCGCACGGCGTGGGTGCCCCGGGTCCCGCGGGTGGCTTCGGAACCGACGGCTACTACGTCTATCGCGGCTACACGACCACGGCGGCCCGCGTTCGCACGGAGCAGGAATCGCAGTACGTGGAAGACCGCTGGCAGCTCACCGACCGCGTGCTGCTGTCGCTGGGCCTGCGCAACGAGCAGTTCAGCAACTTCAACGGCGACGGTGAGAAGTACGCCGCTCAGCGCCACCAGCTGGCACCTCGCCTGGGCTTCGCGTACGACGTCTTCGGCGACTCCACGCTGAAGGTCTACGCCAACGCCGGCCGTTACCACCTGGCGATGCCCAACAACGTGGCCGTGCGCGCGGCGTCCGGTTCGCTCGGCACCAACGAGTACTTCACCTACACCGGTGTCGTCGACGGCATCCCGCAGGGGCTGGCGCCGATCGCGGTCAACCAGGCACTCGGTTATTCCTGCGGCGGCAACGTCGTGTCCACCAACCTCGAGTGCGGCACCGCGCCGGATCCGCGCACCGTCGCGGCGAAGGGCCTGAAGTCGCACTTCCAGGACGAGTACATCGCGGGTATCGACCACGCCTTCCTGCCGACCTGGAACTGGGGCGCGAAGATCACGTGGCGCAAGCTGCGCAGCGCCATCGACGATACCTGCACCCCGGTGCTGGGCGGCCGTTGCTTCCTGTTCAATCCGGGCCAGGCCAACACCTTCAACATCGAAGAGGACGATGGCACGTTCAGCACGGTGACCTACACCCGTGACCAGTTGAACCTGGGCAAGCTCAAGCGCAAGTACTACGCGCTCGACCTCTACCTGGAGCATCCGTTCGCCGAGAAGTGGTACGGCCGCATCGACTACACGTTCTCGCGCAGCTACGGCAACACCGAAGGCCAGCTGGCCTCCGACCTGGATACGGGCGCCGGCGGTCAGGCCGACGTGTCGGTCACCCAGGACTGGGACCTGCCGCAGCTCATGCAGGGCGCCAACGGCCGCCTGCCGAACGACCATACGCACCAGATCAAGGCGTTCGGCTACTACCAGCTCAACGACGACTGGCGTTTCGGTGCCAACGCCCAGGTCATCTCGGGCCGCCCGCGTAACTGCACGAGCTTCTACCCGACCCAGGACAAGGGTCTGTACAAGGGCTCGTTCTATTACTTCTGCGGCCTGCCGGGCACGGCGGGATACGAGCGCTCCAACCGCGGCACGCACGGCTCGGCCCCGTGGCTGTACCTGGTCAACCTCAACGTCGCCTACACGCCTACCTGGCTGGACAAGAACCTCACCTTCCAGTTCGACGTGCTCAACGTGCTCAACAAGCAGACGCCGACGGCCTACAACTCCCGTTACGCGTCCGAACGCGATGTGGTCAGCCAGACCTACAACCGTGAGCTGAACTACACCGATCCGCGCTCCATGCGCTTCACCGTCCGCTACGACTTCTAA
- a CDS encoding TonB-dependent receptor: protein MKSMYNGGHVRRTALAVALGLSLAGGTAHAQSNASGVIFGHADNAAGATIRIENVDTGLARELPLPADGRYRATSLPVGHYKVSLVRNGAATDTRDVQVNIGTGTDVSFVAAASTGAATSLEGISVSGTALPAIDVSSVDSRTVLTAEQLQRIPVASNVNAAALLAPGVVTGDSRYGGVISFGGASAAENQYYINGFAVTNPLTGLGFATLPFDAIDQQQILTGGYGAEYGRSTGGVVNLTTKRGGNTWKAGAQVQWSPRALKADPRNIYYPQTSGNVTDGTIFQYRARNKTDELLYGLYFSGPLIKDKLFVYAAADVVRNDNSAGVTNVLTQTAFDGPLKANHWIGKIDWNITDSHILELTGIGDSNLNDTTIYSYDYATRSRTGVLGTEHQKNIGVANSTPGGKMYIGKYTGYITDSLTIDALYGRSVTDHVDDVAGAAGVTCPNIIDNRNVPAALKRVSCAPVQGNLIVPGAKDKVRNWRFDIQYSLGDHDLRAGIDNQTAESFGGLAVQGGALWTYSNPPASGQIAGFPELAIPPGATEIARRQIFRAAGNVKVEQEAQFIEDHWQISQNWLAYLGLRNEQFKNFNTDGVVFVKQRHQLAPRLGVTWDVFGDSTLKIYANAGRYHLAIPSNVAIRGAGPQLFERQYFTYGGVDPITNTPINPTPISDIHFANGADGSAPDPKTLSAKNLSAYYQDEYILGFDKQLGTDWTVGAKATYRKLRSIIDDMCDTRPIEAWAERNNITISPDASIPGCLLFNPGKGNTFTIDLNNDGTYENVALSKADLGFPDLKRKYLAVNLYVEHQFNQEFFGRAEYVWSHSFGNSEGLLKSDIGQLDPSVTQDWDFPELMIGSNGPLPSDRRHQLKAYGFWQVNPEWLFGANLTAVSGRPKNCLGIRPPDIYNYGSSYFYCDGQEAPRGSRGRLPWTYQLSLSAEYRPSYFNHDLALKVDVFNVFDQQKVQNIDETYQTADGPLSPTYGRPLSYSTPRSIRLTARYDFSM, encoded by the coding sequence ATGAAATCCATGTACAACGGCGGCCACGTCCGCCGCACCGCGCTCGCCGTGGCGCTGGGCCTCAGCCTGGCCGGCGGAACGGCGCACGCGCAGTCCAATGCATCCGGTGTGATCTTCGGCCATGCGGACAACGCCGCAGGGGCCACCATCCGCATCGAGAACGTGGACACCGGCCTGGCCCGTGAGCTGCCGCTGCCTGCCGATGGCCGCTATCGCGCCACGTCGTTGCCGGTCGGCCATTACAAGGTCAGCCTGGTCCGTAACGGCGCCGCCACCGACACGCGCGATGTGCAGGTGAACATCGGCACCGGTACCGACGTGTCCTTCGTCGCCGCCGCGTCGACGGGCGCGGCCACCAGCCTGGAGGGCATCAGCGTCAGCGGCACCGCGCTGCCGGCGATCGACGTCTCGTCGGTCGATTCGCGTACGGTACTCACCGCGGAACAACTGCAGCGTATCCCCGTCGCCTCGAACGTCAACGCCGCGGCGCTGCTGGCTCCGGGCGTGGTGACCGGCGATTCCCGCTACGGCGGCGTGATCTCCTTCGGCGGCGCGTCGGCCGCCGAGAATCAGTACTACATCAACGGTTTCGCGGTCACGAATCCGCTCACCGGCCTGGGCTTCGCCACGCTTCCGTTCGATGCGATCGACCAGCAGCAGATCCTCACCGGCGGTTACGGCGCCGAATACGGCCGCTCGACCGGTGGCGTGGTCAACCTCACCACCAAGCGTGGCGGCAACACCTGGAAGGCCGGTGCGCAGGTGCAGTGGAGCCCGCGCGCGCTCAAGGCCGATCCGCGCAACATCTATTACCCGCAGACGTCGGGCAACGTGACCGACGGCACGATCTTCCAGTACCGCGCGCGCAACAAGACGGACGAACTGCTCTACGGCCTGTACTTCAGCGGTCCGCTGATCAAGGACAAGCTCTTCGTCTATGCCGCCGCCGACGTGGTGCGCAACGACAACTCGGCCGGCGTCACCAACGTGCTGACGCAGACGGCGTTCGACGGTCCGCTGAAGGCCAACCACTGGATCGGCAAGATCGACTGGAACATCACCGACAGCCACATCCTCGAACTGACCGGCATCGGCGATTCCAACCTCAACGACACCACGATCTACTCGTACGACTACGCCACGCGTTCGCGCACCGGCGTGCTCGGCACCGAGCACCAGAAGAACATCGGCGTCGCCAACTCCACGCCGGGCGGCAAGATGTACATCGGCAAGTACACCGGCTACATCACCGATTCGCTCACGATCGACGCTCTCTACGGCCGCAGCGTGACCGATCACGTCGACGACGTCGCGGGTGCGGCCGGCGTCACCTGCCCGAACATCATCGACAACCGCAACGTGCCGGCGGCCCTCAAGCGCGTGAGCTGCGCGCCGGTGCAGGGCAACCTGATCGTCCCGGGCGCGAAGGACAAGGTGCGCAACTGGCGCTTCGACATCCAGTACTCGCTGGGTGACCATGACCTGCGCGCGGGTATCGACAACCAGACGGCCGAGTCCTTCGGCGGCCTCGCGGTGCAGGGTGGCGCGCTGTGGACGTACAGCAATCCGCCGGCCAGCGGCCAGATCGCCGGTTTCCCCGAGCTGGCCATTCCGCCCGGCGCCACCGAAATCGCCCGGCGTCAGATCTTCCGCGCCGCGGGTAACGTGAAGGTGGAGCAGGAAGCCCAGTTCATCGAAGACCACTGGCAGATCTCGCAGAACTGGCTGGCCTACCTCGGCCTGCGCAACGAACAGTTCAAGAACTTCAACACCGACGGCGTGGTGTTCGTGAAGCAGCGCCACCAGCTGGCGCCGCGACTGGGCGTCACCTGGGACGTGTTCGGCGATTCCACCCTGAAGATCTACGCGAACGCCGGCCGTTACCACCTCGCGATTCCGTCCAACGTGGCCATCCGCGGCGCTGGTCCGCAGCTGTTCGAGCGCCAGTACTTCACCTACGGCGGCGTCGATCCGATCACCAACACGCCGATCAACCCGACGCCCATCTCCGACATCCACTTCGCCAACGGCGCCGACGGCAGCGCGCCCGACCCGAAGACACTGTCGGCGAAGAACCTCAGCGCCTATTACCAGGACGAATACATCCTCGGCTTCGACAAGCAGCTGGGCACCGACTGGACCGTGGGCGCGAAGGCCACCTACCGCAAGCTGCGCAGCATCATCGACGACATGTGCGACACCCGTCCGATCGAGGCATGGGCCGAGCGTAACAACATCACGATCAGTCCCGACGCGTCGATTCCCGGTTGTCTGCTGTTCAACCCGGGCAAGGGCAACACGTTCACCATCGACCTCAACAACGACGGCACGTACGAGAACGTGGCGCTGTCCAAGGCCGACCTCGGCTTCCCGGACCTCAAGCGCAAGTACCTGGCGGTGAACCTCTACGTCGAGCACCAGTTCAACCAGGAGTTCTTCGGCCGCGCCGAGTACGTCTGGTCGCACAGCTTCGGTAACTCCGAGGGTCTGTTGAAGTCCGACATCGGCCAGCTCGATCCGTCGGTCACGCAGGACTGGGACTTCCCCGAGCTGATGATCGGCTCGAACGGCCCGCTACCCAGCGACCGCCGTCACCAGCTGAAGGCCTACGGGTTCTGGCAGGTCAATCCCGAATGGCTCTTCGGCGCGAACCTCACGGCGGTGTCGGGCCGTCCGAAGAACTGCCTCGGCATCCGCCCGCCGGATATCTATAACTACGGCTCGTCGTACTTCTACTGCGACGGCCAGGAGGCTCCGCGTGGATCGCGTGGCCGCCTGCCGTGGACATACCAGCTGTCGCTGAGCGCGGAATACCGGCCGTCGTACTTCAACCACGACCTGGCGCTCAAAGTGGACGTCTTCAACGTCTTCGACCAGCAGAAGGTGCAGAACATCGACGAGACCTACCAGACAGCCGACGGCCCGCTCAGCCCGACCTACGGCCGTCCGCTGAGCTACTCCACGCCGCGCAGCATCCGCCTGACCGCCCGGTACGACTTCTCGATGTAA
- a CDS encoding helix-turn-helix domain-containing protein, which translates to MNDNSRGSILADIAGNGSEISRGAAIVPPSSFASRVRQVIKMSGSVSEIARRCGFSEGVVRSWRDGNTDPSRGRCVTMAKTLGLSLVWLAAGEGPMMLDGSGEGAVARTETSESTRSRESQHSTVASPLDASRLAAAMKLLQSDIEMTGSRFSPVRHADLVAEMYSILGRSGESDYADRMIAFRHTLMNRIHDDQGAAAA; encoded by the coding sequence ATGAACGACAATTCAAGGGGTTCCATCCTGGCGGACATCGCCGGAAACGGGTCGGAGATCAGCCGTGGGGCCGCCATCGTCCCACCGTCCTCCTTCGCCAGCCGGGTCCGCCAAGTCATCAAGATGTCCGGTAGCGTGAGCGAGATCGCACGCCGCTGCGGCTTTTCCGAAGGCGTGGTGCGAAGCTGGCGCGACGGCAACACCGACCCGTCCCGCGGTCGCTGCGTCACCATGGCAAAGACGCTGGGCCTGTCGCTGGTCTGGCTCGCCGCCGGTGAAGGGCCGATGATGCTCGACGGCAGTGGCGAAGGCGCCGTGGCACGCACGGAGACTTCCGAGTCCACGCGGAGCCGCGAAAGCCAGCACTCCACCGTGGCCAGTCCGCTGGACGCGTCACGCCTCGCGGCGGCGATGAAGCTGCTGCAATCGGATATCGAGATGACGGGAAGCCGTTTCTCGCCGGTACGCCATGCCGATCTGGTGGCGGAGATGTATTCGATTCTGGGGCGTTCGGGCGAATCCGACTACGCCGATCGCATGATCGCGTTTCGTCACACGCTGATGAACCGCATCCACGACGACCAAGGCGCCGCGGCCGCCTGA